CACACCATCTCTCCGATCCCGTCACCGTCTGTATCTTCACCGATGATTGGCCAGCCATCCACCCAGGACACCGGAAGCAGATGCAGGGTTCTGCCTTCGAAATAGCCGCCCGCCCCTTGATGACTGATGAAATACCACTCGCCCGCCGGGGTTTCTACCAGTCCGCCTTGATTCGGTTCCCGGTCAAGTTCCACTCCGTGGGTATGAATGAGTTCTTTTTCCTCATAGGGTCCGTACAGGTGTTCAGACCGCAGCATCATCACTACCCGCACGTCCTGCCCCTTCTCCCGCCGGACCTCACTGTGGAACAGGAAGTACAATCCGTTGATCTTGTAGAGCTTACTGGCCTCGCTTCCATTGAACTGATGCACCACTACGCCGCTGTCCTGTAGCAGACTTCTTCCGTCGTTACTAAGATTGAACAGATAGATCTGATAGTTGTCTGCAAAATTCGTGGCTACCATATACCCTTGGCCGTCATCATCCCAGAAGGGACAGCAGTCATCCCAGCCGGCTACCTCCCACATGCAGTGAAGCGGTTCCCAGGGCCCGGCCGGATGCTCAGCTGTACTCAGGAATAAGCCTTCGTCCGGTGTGAAGAAATACACCCAGTACTTATTGAGATGGAAGCGGATTGCCCCTGCCCACACCCCTCTGCCATAGCGGTTCATCCGGTCATACCGGTATTCCGGCCCGATCACCGTCAAATCATCTACCACATGACTGATTACGTTCCAATTCACCAAATCTTTGGAGTGCAATACCGCCATCCCCGGAGAGCAGTGTAGTGTGGAAGAGATACAGTAGTAGTCTTCGCCAACTCGTATCACATCCGGATCACAATAATCTCCGGGCATGACGGGATTGACATAGGTACCGTCTCCCTGGTCACCCCATTGTCCTTCTTTGGATAGGTTAGCGTAGTCTATTGCTGTCATTATGTCTCCTCCTCTGATGTATGCGGCTGAATGAAGTTACCTCTAAGTTAACAGGGTTGCAGACATTGTACTACAAATCTACCGAAGGTCAACATAGCGGCGGATACGCAGAAGAAGCCTGCTGGCAGCAGGCTCCCCGGGTTAGAACTATGCTTTTTACCGCATCAATCTAAATTTAAAATCTCAATCTCCCCAGGAGCGTAGGATTGTTCTGCGTAATTCTCTCCCCAGTTACAAAGCAGTTTCAAAACCGGTTCGAGGGACTGGCCCAGCTCTGTCGTTGAGTATACCACCTTAGGCGGTACTTGATTGTACATGGTTCTGCGGATTAATCCGTCTGTCTCCAGTTCCCGGAGCGTTTGGATCAGCATCTTTTGCGAGATATTATGAACAAGCCGCTTAAGCTCCCCTGTCCGCTTCGGTCCTTTGATTAAATAGTACAGAACAAGCCCCTTCCACTTCCCTCCGATCACCTCTAGTGTAACTTCCAGTTCACAGTGAAAGATTTTCATAACAATCCATCATCTCCCGAGTTGATGCACAAACGTTAAGCTGATTTAGATTTGAGCCACTCCTCCGTCTGCGAATAATTCAATGCCGTTCAAATAACTGCTCTCATTAGAGGCCAGGAACATGACCGCATTTGCGATCTCTTCTACCTGTCCAACTCTGCCGAGCGGGATATCTGTTTTGGCCTGTTCCAGGTAATTGTCAAGTTCGGAGCCAAACAGTTCATCGTACGCCGGTGTGACGACTGAACCCGGACTCAGGACATTCATCCGAATCTCTGTCCCTTTCGTATCCAGAATCCAGTTGCGGACGAGCTGACGAATCGCTGCTTTGGATGCGCCATAGATACTGAATGCGGGTATCCCTGTTGAACCGGCAGTTGAGCCTGTCAGGATAATGGAACCTTTTTGGTTAGGGAATAAGGATAATGCCTTTTGTACGGTGAAAATCGTTCCTTTGACGTTAACATCAAAAGTCTTGTAGTAGTGGGCTTCCGTAATTTCGCCTAACGGCAGGAATGACCCTAGTCCGGCATTGGCAAAAAGAATGTCCAGGTGCCCCTTTTCCCGCTGTACAGTGTCGAATAAGTTATCCAGATCCTCCAGCTTTGAGACGTCACCCTGAACGCCTGTAACATTCTTACCGATCTGCTGTACGGCTTCATCCAACTCCCGTTGTCTGCGTCCTGTGATAAAAACATAAGCCCCTTCTTGCACAAACTGTCGTGCCGCCGCAAGCCCGATGCCGCTTGTTCCTCCGGTTACAACTGCTACCTTCCCGTCAAATCTACCCATACTATTATACACTCCTTTTATGGTTTGTAGTTCCTATGAACGCTAGTATGGGGGAAAAGTTACAAGAAAAACAGTACCCACTTTTTTGTGATATAGTCACCAAAAGGTGATAATTGAGGGCGGCCTAAGGCTGGGTTATTCTGCTGAAGCGCTAAATTCTCTGCTTCTCCACCATCCTATAATACATTCCCTGTTGGGCCAGTAATTCGGCTGGACTGCCCTGCTCAACAATGCGGCCCTGATCCATGACCAGGATGACATCTGCATTCTTCACGGTGGACAGCCGGTGTGCAATTACCAGAATTGTCTGCTTTCCCTTCAGGCTCAGCAAGGTATCGTTCAGGTCACTCTCCGTCAAGGCGTCCAGGGCCGAGGTGTATTCATCCAGCATGAGAATCCGGGGTTCACCCATGAATGCCCGTGCTAATAGAATCCGCTGGACCTCGCCGCCGGAGAGATTGTCTCCATGGTTCTCCACCTGCTTGTCATACCCTTCAGGCATAGC
The window above is part of the Paenibacillus sp. FSL H8-0048 genome. Proteins encoded here:
- a CDS encoding glycoside hydrolase family 43 protein, translating into MTAIDYANLSKEGQWGDQGDGTYVNPVMPGDYCDPDVIRVGEDYYCISSTLHCSPGMAVLHSKDLVNWNVISHVVDDLTVIGPEYRYDRMNRYGRGVWAGAIRFHLNKYWVYFFTPDEGLFLSTAEHPAGPWEPLHCMWEVAGWDDCCPFWDDDGQGYMVATNFADNYQIYLFNLSNDGRSLLQDSGVVVHQFNGSEASKLYKINGLYFLFHSEVRREKGQDVRVVMMLRSEHLYGPYEEKELIHTHGVELDREPNQGGLVETPAGEWYFISHQGAGGYFEGRTLHLLPVSWVDGWPIIGEDTDGDGIGEMVWGGMKPVNGYPAAALTMNDDFDHPALQPYWEWNHQPKADKWSLTERAGYLRLYACLPSAKNDFFKVSNTLSQRAYRVKHNVVTAKFDLSGLADDQEAGLCHFGQTYCTIGIHQQQGTRVLRYNNSGVIRLGPSIDTREIWFRSVWNLKGESTCAYSLDGEQFISFGDTYRLGWGHYRGDRVGVYSFNHEREEGYMDVAYFNYESGDNSGRKPKTSLESR
- a CDS encoding SDR family NAD(P)-dependent oxidoreductase, which produces MGRFDGKVAVVTGGTSGIGLAAARQFVQEGAYVFITGRRQRELDEAVQQIGKNVTGVQGDVSKLEDLDNLFDTVQREKGHLDILFANAGLGSFLPLGEITEAHYYKTFDVNVKGTIFTVQKALSLFPNQKGSIILTGSTAGSTGIPAFSIYGASKAAIRQLVRNWILDTKGTEIRMNVLSPGSVVTPAYDELFGSELDNYLEQAKTDIPLGRVGQVEEIANAVMFLASNESSYLNGIELFADGGVAQI
- a CDS encoding winged helix-turn-helix transcriptional regulator, which gives rise to MKIFHCELEVTLEVIGGKWKGLVLYYLIKGPKRTGELKRLVHNISQKMLIQTLRELETDGLIRRTMYNQVPPKVVYSTTELGQSLEPVLKLLCNWGENYAEQSYAPGEIEILNLD